Proteins from a single region of Dysosmobacter acutus:
- a CDS encoding threonine/serine exporter family protein has protein sequence MERYLPCLYAFLACMGFCFIFEVKKPLFIFLASLTGALSWAAFLLCTHLGSEIGQYFLATVVVSILSEVLARIMKAPAAIFLIIGIIPLVPGGGLYYTMDALINGDMQLFLEKGMSTAAYAGAIAVGVSMVTSVFRIFFWKRRPGQQE, from the coding sequence TTGGAGAGGTATCTTCCCTGCCTGTATGCGTTTTTGGCCTGTATGGGCTTTTGCTTTATTTTTGAGGTGAAAAAGCCGCTGTTCATCTTTTTAGCCAGCCTGACCGGGGCGCTCTCCTGGGCGGCGTTTCTGCTCTGCACCCACCTGGGTTCTGAGATCGGACAGTATTTCCTTGCCACTGTGGTGGTGTCCATCCTCTCGGAGGTCCTGGCCAGGATCATGAAGGCTCCGGCAGCGATTTTTCTCATCATCGGCATTATCCCGCTGGTGCCCGGCGGCGGACTCTACTATACCATGGACGCCCTGATCAACGGCGATATGCAGCTCTTTTTGGAAAAGGGAATGTCCACGGCGGCCTATGCCGGGGCGATTGCCGTGGGCGTCTCCATGGTCACCTCGGTGTTCCGGATTTTCTTTTGGAAAAGGCGGCCCGGACAGCAGGAATGA
- a CDS encoding threonine/serine ThrE exporter family protein, which produces MDEETVKEPEREKETDHRQWETEQLLNFCCEMGKQLIRNGAEIYRVEESADRMLSAYGYRDTEVFAIPSCIIINIQGNERNHTKSVRIRSSSNNLDQLDRLNALCRQVCEKKPAVEDAMEELKRIVGAPPYSQLIRYLAYGFVASFFTLFWGGTALDALAAFPSGLAVKVIVGYMSKVNANVFFTNVIASVFLALIPLTLYYLGCPLHTDKIIIGSIMLLVPGIAITNVMRDVLSGDFLTALTKFAEVMIVAMAIAIGIAIPVGIGRMLFGVI; this is translated from the coding sequence ATGGATGAAGAAACGGTGAAAGAGCCGGAGCGGGAAAAGGAAACGGATCACAGGCAGTGGGAGACGGAGCAGCTTTTGAACTTCTGCTGCGAGATGGGCAAGCAGCTCATCCGCAACGGCGCGGAGATCTACCGGGTGGAGGAGTCCGCGGACCGGATGCTGAGCGCCTATGGGTACCGCGACACGGAGGTGTTCGCCATTCCCTCGTGCATCATCATCAACATCCAGGGAAACGAGCGGAACCACACCAAGTCCGTCCGCATCCGCAGCTCCTCCAACAACCTGGACCAGCTGGACAGGCTCAACGCCCTGTGCCGCCAGGTGTGTGAGAAAAAGCCCGCCGTGGAGGACGCCATGGAGGAGCTGAAGCGGATTGTGGGCGCACCGCCCTACTCCCAGCTGATCCGCTATCTGGCCTACGGATTTGTGGCCTCCTTTTTCACCCTCTTTTGGGGCGGAACGGCTCTGGACGCGCTGGCCGCCTTTCCCAGCGGACTGGCGGTGAAGGTCATTGTGGGCTATATGAGCAAGGTGAATGCCAACGTCTTTTTCACCAACGTGATCGCCAGCGTCTTTCTTGCCCTGATTCCCCTGACGCTGTACTATCTGGGCTGCCCCCTGCACACCGACAAAATCATCATCGGCTCCATCATGCTTTTGGTGCCGGGAATCGCCATCACCAACGTGATGCGGGATGTGCTCTCCGGGGATTTTCTTACGGCGCTGACCAAGTTCGCGGAAGTGATGATCGTGGCCATGGCCATCGCCATTGGAATCGCCATTCCGGTCGGAATCGGCAGGATGCTGTTTGGGGTGATTTGA
- a CDS encoding YfcC family protein, translating into MSRFKMPTAYTILFSLIIVVAVATYLVPAGQYDYQDDVPVAGTYHAVEQNPQGVGDVVLAAFNGFYDAVDVCLFILMVGGFLGVVMKTGAVDAGVSNVIKKLGGREKWLIPILMVLFGLGGTSYGMWEETMAFYPLLIPIFLAAGYDAVVGISVILLGAGAGVICSTVNPFATGIAAGFAGVSLGEGILLRIVQWVVFEGAAIWYVMAYAAKVKKHPELSVVGRGHEVLHTKAEEAPELTGRRKGILVLFMLTFLVMIYGVIPFSDMGLPLPELGWWFPELSGLFLVSAILIGLIDRMAESAIAEEFVTGSADLLGVAFIIGISRGITVLMNEGRITDTVLHWGEDALTGTGSLAFILLVFLLYLPLSVLIPSSSGLATLSIPIVAPLGKFAEVSGALVITAFQSASGLVNIITPTAAVVMGALALGRVSYDRWVKYVWKLIVLFVLLTMAFLAVGALLGM; encoded by the coding sequence ATGTCCCGATTCAAAATGCCCACGGCGTACACGATCCTCTTTTCGCTGATCATCGTGGTGGCCGTGGCGACCTATCTGGTGCCGGCGGGCCAGTACGACTACCAGGACGACGTGCCCGTGGCGGGCACCTACCACGCGGTGGAGCAAAATCCCCAGGGCGTGGGAGATGTGGTCCTGGCGGCCTTCAACGGGTTCTATGACGCGGTGGATGTGTGCCTGTTCATCCTGATGGTGGGCGGCTTTTTAGGCGTGGTGATGAAGACTGGCGCCGTGGATGCGGGCGTATCCAATGTCATCAAAAAGTTGGGCGGCCGGGAGAAGTGGCTGATCCCCATTTTGATGGTGCTCTTCGGCCTGGGCGGAACCTCCTATGGCATGTGGGAGGAGACCATGGCCTTCTACCCGCTGCTCATCCCCATTTTCCTGGCCGCGGGCTACGACGCGGTGGTGGGAATCTCCGTCATCCTCTTAGGAGCCGGAGCCGGTGTGATCTGCTCCACCGTAAATCCCTTTGCCACCGGCATCGCCGCCGGGTTTGCCGGCGTCTCCCTTGGAGAGGGAATTTTGCTGCGCATCGTCCAGTGGGTGGTCTTTGAGGGCGCGGCCATCTGGTATGTCATGGCCTACGCGGCCAAGGTCAAAAAGCACCCGGAGCTCTCCGTGGTGGGGCGGGGCCACGAGGTGCTGCACACAAAGGCGGAGGAGGCGCCGGAGCTCACCGGCAGGCGCAAGGGCATTCTGGTGCTTTTTATGCTCACCTTCCTTGTGATGATCTACGGCGTGATCCCATTCTCCGATATGGGGCTGCCCCTGCCGGAGCTGGGGTGGTGGTTCCCGGAGCTCTCCGGCCTCTTCCTGGTGTCCGCCATCCTCATCGGCCTCATCGACCGCATGGCCGAGAGCGCCATTGCCGAGGAGTTTGTCACAGGTTCCGCGGACCTTTTGGGCGTGGCCTTTATCATCGGCATCTCCCGCGGCATCACCGTGCTGATGAACGAGGGCCGCATCACCGACACCGTGCTCCACTGGGGCGAGGACGCCCTGACGGGCACGGGCTCGCTGGCCTTTATCCTGCTGGTCTTCCTGCTGTACCTGCCCCTCAGTGTGCTGATTCCCTCCTCTTCGGGCCTTGCCACGCTCTCCATCCCCATTGTGGCGCCTCTGGGCAAGTTCGCTGAGGTGTCCGGCGCCCTGGTGATCACCGCCTTCCAGTCCGCCTCGGGCCTTGTGAACATCATTACGCCCACGGCGGCGGTGGTGATGGGCGCGCTGGCCCTGGGCCGGGTGTCCTATGACAGGTGGGTCAAGTATGTGTGGAAGCTGATCGTGCTGTTCGTTCTTTTGACCATGGCATTTTTGGCCGTGGGCGCACTGCTTGGCATGTAA